A genomic segment from Paraburkholderia hayleyella encodes:
- the dtd gene encoding D-aminoacyl-tRNA deacylase, with protein MIALLQRVRHAEVRVGERVTGAIGRGLLVFLCAEREDTDAAVERLLARLLGYRVFSDAADKMNLSVQNLDGAGQAGGLLLVPQFTLAADTRSGTRPSFTPAAPPDEGRRLFDAFVAAARMKHPLVETGEFGADMQVSLLNDGPVTFWLQTQA; from the coding sequence ATGATCGCGCTGCTACAGCGGGTGCGCCATGCCGAGGTGCGCGTGGGCGAGCGGGTCACCGGGGCGATTGGCCGGGGGTTGCTGGTGTTTCTCTGTGCCGAGCGCGAGGACACTGATGCAGCTGTCGAGCGTTTGCTTGCGCGTCTGCTGGGCTACCGGGTGTTTAGCGATGCGGCGGACAAGATGAACCTGTCTGTGCAGAATCTGGATGGCGCGGGGCAGGCGGGCGGTTTGCTGCTGGTGCCGCAGTTCACGCTGGCGGCGGATACTCGCAGCGGCACGCGTCCCAGCTTTACGCCTGCGGCGCCTCCGGACGAAGGCCGCCGCCTGTTCGATGCTTTCGTCGCGGCGGCGCGGATGAAGCATCCGCTGGTTGAAACCGGCGAGTTCGGCGCGGATATGCAAGTGTCGCTGCTCAACGATGGTCCGGTGACGTTCTGGTTGCAAACGCAGGCCTGA
- the tyrS gene encoding tyrosine--tRNA ligase gives MGQSFLFAIQSSMSFEPTSTSTPQASTPQASPLLPLTDEVRHALAVTRRGADELLVEDEFAQKLARSAASGTPLRIKLGLDPTAPDIHLGHTVVLNKMRQLQDLGHTVIFLIGDFTSLIGDPSGRNATRPPLTREQIETNAKTYFDQAALVLDRDKTEIRYNSEWSLPLGADGLIKLASRYTVARILEREDFTRRFQGGVPISIHEFLYPLMQGYDSVALNADLELGGTDQKFNLLVGRELQKQYGQAQQCILTMPLLEGLDGVEKMSKSKHNYIGISEKPADMFGKLMSISDVLMWRYFELLSFRSLEQIEGFRREAETGRNPRDFKVMLAQEIVTRFHSAAEAQRALDDFNHRAKGGVPDEIAAVTLSGAPLALGQLLKQAGLVPSTSEALRNIEQGGVKVDGAVVSDKGLKLDAGEYVVQVGKRRFARITLN, from the coding sequence ATGGGACAATCTTTTCTTTTTGCGATCCAATCCAGCATGAGCTTCGAGCCGACCTCTACGTCCACCCCCCAGGCGTCCACGCCTCAGGCCAGCCCCCTTCTTCCGCTCACCGATGAGGTCCGCCACGCGTTGGCCGTCACCCGGCGTGGCGCGGACGAACTGCTGGTAGAAGACGAATTCGCACAAAAACTCGCCAGAAGCGCGGCCTCGGGCACGCCGTTGCGCATCAAGCTTGGCCTTGATCCGACCGCACCGGATATCCATCTCGGCCACACCGTGGTGCTCAACAAGATGCGCCAGTTGCAAGACCTCGGTCATACGGTGATTTTTCTGATTGGCGACTTTACCTCCCTGATTGGCGATCCCTCAGGCCGCAATGCCACGCGTCCGCCGCTCACGCGTGAGCAGATCGAAACGAATGCGAAAACCTATTTCGATCAGGCCGCCCTGGTGCTGGACCGCGATAAAACGGAGATTCGTTACAACAGTGAATGGTCGCTGCCGTTGGGCGCCGACGGCCTGATCAAGCTTGCTTCGCGCTACACCGTGGCACGCATTCTTGAACGTGAAGATTTCACCCGGCGCTTTCAGGGTGGCGTGCCGATCTCGATTCACGAGTTTCTCTATCCACTGATGCAAGGTTACGATTCGGTCGCGCTGAATGCCGATCTCGAACTCGGTGGCACCGACCAGAAATTCAACCTGCTGGTGGGCCGCGAACTGCAAAAGCAGTACGGTCAGGCGCAGCAGTGCATCCTGACGATGCCCTTGCTCGAAGGGCTCGATGGCGTCGAGAAAATGTCGAAGTCGAAACACAATTACATCGGCATCAGCGAAAAGCCGGCCGATATGTTCGGCAAGCTGATGAGCATCTCTGACGTGCTGATGTGGCGTTACTTCGAGTTGCTGTCGTTCCGCTCGCTGGAGCAGATTGAGGGCTTTCGCCGCGAGGCCGAAACAGGCCGCAATCCGCGTGACTTCAAGGTGATGCTGGCGCAAGAAATCGTGACGCGGTTTCATTCGGCGGCGGAGGCGCAACGGGCGCTGGACGACTTCAACCATCGCGCCAAAGGCGGAGTGCCGGACGAGATCGCCGCGGTGACGCTCAGCGGTGCACCGCTGGCGCTTGGGCAGTTGCTCAAGCAAGCGGGGCTGGTGCCCTCCACCAGCGAGGCGCTGCGGAATATCGAGCAGGGCGGGGTGAAGGTGGATGGCGCGGTGGTGTCCGATAAAGGCCTGAAGCTCGACGCGGGCGAATACGTGGTGCAGGTCGGCAAGCGCCGCTTTGCCCGCATTACGCTGAACTGA